The proteins below are encoded in one region of Paenibacillus sp. YYML68:
- the sdhA gene encoding succinate dehydrogenase flavoprotein subunit, with the protein MAKTKVIVVGGGLAGLMATIKAAEAGTHVDLFSLVPVKRSHSVCAQGGINGAVNTKGEGDSPWEHFDDTVYGGDFLANQPPVKAMCDAAPGIIHLMDRMGVMFNRTPEGLLDFRRFGGTKHHRTAFAGATTGQQLLYALDEQVRRWETAGLVQKYEHWEFLGAVLDDDGVCRGVAAQDLRSMEVKTFPADAVILATGGPGIIFGKTTNSVINTGTAASAVYQQGVHYANGEFIQIHPTAIPGDDKLRLMSESARGEGGRVWTYKDGKPWYFLEEKYPAYGNLVPRDIATREIFAVCVDMKLGVNGENMVYLDLSHKDPKELDVKLGGIIEIYEKFMGDDPRKIPMKIFPAVHYSMGGMWVDYNQMTNIPGLFAAGECEYQYHGANRLGANSLLSAIYGGMVAGPKAIEYIKGLDKHSADISSTVFDRATKEHANKYESILKLDGNENAYVLGKELGEWMTNNMTVVRYNKNLEQTIDKINELKQRYKKININDSARYNNPGVAYTRQLWNMLELAHAMTLGGLLRNESRGAHYKPEFPERNDDEFMKTTKATWTPDGPKISWEEIDVSLIQPRKRDYTTDKKKGGN; encoded by the coding sequence ATGGCTAAAACGAAAGTTATCGTAGTCGGTGGCGGCCTTGCAGGCTTGATGGCCACTATTAAAGCAGCAGAAGCTGGTACACATGTAGACTTGTTCTCACTAGTTCCGGTAAAACGTTCCCACTCCGTCTGTGCGCAAGGGGGCATCAACGGCGCCGTTAATACGAAAGGCGAAGGCGATTCTCCCTGGGAGCACTTTGACGATACGGTATATGGCGGCGACTTCTTAGCTAACCAGCCGCCGGTTAAGGCGATGTGTGATGCAGCGCCGGGCATTATTCACCTGATGGACCGGATGGGCGTTATGTTCAACCGTACGCCAGAGGGCTTGCTGGACTTCCGCCGCTTCGGCGGTACGAAGCACCACCGTACAGCGTTCGCAGGTGCGACGACTGGTCAGCAGCTGCTGTACGCACTCGATGAGCAGGTGCGCCGCTGGGAGACTGCAGGTCTTGTACAGAAGTACGAGCACTGGGAGTTCCTTGGCGCGGTGCTCGACGATGACGGCGTATGCCGCGGTGTAGCCGCACAAGATCTGCGCAGCATGGAAGTGAAGACGTTCCCTGCCGATGCGGTTATTTTGGCGACTGGCGGTCCTGGTATTATTTTCGGTAAAACGACGAACTCGGTTATCAACACAGGTACGGCTGCAAGTGCGGTGTACCAGCAGGGCGTGCATTATGCGAACGGTGAGTTCATTCAGATTCACCCGACGGCCATTCCGGGCGACGACAAGCTGCGCCTCATGAGCGAATCCGCTCGCGGCGAGGGCGGACGCGTATGGACGTACAAGGACGGTAAGCCTTGGTACTTCCTCGAGGAGAAATATCCAGCGTACGGTAACCTTGTTCCGCGTGACATCGCGACACGTGAGATCTTCGCGGTGTGCGTTGATATGAAGCTCGGCGTTAACGGCGAGAACATGGTTTATCTCGACCTGTCCCATAAGGACCCGAAGGAGCTGGACGTGAAGCTCGGCGGTATTATCGAGATCTACGAGAAGTTCATGGGCGACGACCCGCGTAAGATTCCGATGAAAATATTCCCTGCGGTTCACTACTCGATGGGCGGCATGTGGGTAGACTACAACCAGATGACGAACATTCCGGGTCTGTTCGCGGCAGGCGAGTGTGAGTACCAGTACCACGGCGCGAACCGTCTCGGTGCGAACTCGCTGCTGTCTGCGATCTACGGCGGTATGGTAGCTGGACCGAAGGCGATCGAATATATTAAGGGTCTGGATAAGCACAGCGCAGACATCTCTTCGACAGTGTTCGATCGTGCGACGAAGGAGCATGCGAACAAGTACGAGAGCATCTTGAAGCTGGACGGCAACGAGAACGCGTATGTGCTCGGTAAGGAGCTTGGCGAGTGGATGACGAACAACATGACCGTCGTTCGCTACAACAAGAACCTGGAGCAGACGATTGATAAGATCAACGAGCTGAAGCAGCGCTACAAGAAGATCAACATAAATGACTCTGCACGCTACAACAACCCTGGCGTTGCGTACACGCGTCAGCTGTGGAACATGCTTGAGCTTGCGCATGCGATGACGCTGGGCGGATTGCTCCGTAACGAGAGCCGCGGCGCGCACTACAAGCCGGAGTTCCCGGAGCGTAACGATGACGAGTTCATGAAGACGACGAAGGCGACTTGGACGCCGGATGGACCGAAGATCAGCTGGGAAGAGATCGACGTCTCCTTGATCCAGCCGCGTAAGCGTGACTATACAACTGACAAGAAGAAGGGAGGCAACTAA
- a CDS encoding succinate dehydrogenase cytochrome b558 subunit produces MFKNSYFSRKLHSLLGVIPVGFFLIEHLLTNYTAVKGGHQGFLDAIDFLHSLPLVLALEIFMIWIPLAYHAIYGLYVVYTARNNVNNYGYFRNQMFFLQRVTGVITFLFVAWHFFQTRLQIAIGAVDQHAIGTEMHHIASNQFFFVLYVIGIVASVFHFSNGMWSFLVSWGITVGAKAQRISTYVWMGVFVVMTVMFIMSLTAFAGPDFQSVPTATKG; encoded by the coding sequence ATGTTTAAGAACTCGTATTTTTCACGAAAGCTCCATTCCTTGCTCGGTGTCATTCCAGTCGGGTTTTTCCTGATTGAGCACCTGCTGACGAACTACACGGCGGTCAAGGGTGGTCATCAGGGCTTTCTCGACGCCATCGACTTCCTGCACAGCTTGCCGCTCGTGCTGGCGCTCGAAATCTTCATGATCTGGATTCCGCTGGCGTACCATGCGATCTATGGTCTGTATGTGGTGTACACTGCGCGTAACAACGTCAACAATTACGGCTATTTCCGCAACCAGATGTTTTTCCTGCAGCGCGTAACTGGCGTCATTACGTTCTTGTTCGTCGCGTGGCACTTCTTCCAGACTCGCTTGCAGATTGCCATCGGTGCTGTAGACCAGCATGCGATTGGTACGGAGATGCACCATATCGCGTCGAATCAGTTCTTCTTCGTGCTGTATGTCATCGGTATCGTCGCTTCCGTATTCCATTTCAGCAACGGAATGTGGTCGTTCCTCGTTAGCTGGGGCATTACCGTGGGAGCGAAGGCTCAGCGTATTTCGACATACGTATGGATGGGCGTGTTCGTTGTCATGACGGTTATGTTCATCATGTCCTTGACGGCATTCGCGGGTCCTGATTTCCAGAGCGTGCCGACAGCGACCAAAGGTTAA
- a CDS encoding LysR family transcriptional regulator: MNHWEILITVVQQQSLNKASSILNLSQPALSRKMMKLEEELGVELFRRKGKRLELTRAGELCYEHALEQQRLQRKLDDTLRLYRTETKPASIIIGASLTTLQSTLPDLVTIYIREHPLTDIKAITGKTHEVVPLVKEKKVDIGLVASRIDDPQLSSVPLFDDSLCLVLPSGHPYADREELTIGDLHELPMILFSRGTWYRVLMDEMFMRYSVHPDVKMEIDSFEAIVRLVSTCQTATLLPESYVRHPLVDNNELTVRFIPELEQTKRTTSLLFKKEAAMEPAIQLFIDLAVKYYRA; the protein is encoded by the coding sequence ATGAACCATTGGGAAATCTTAATTACAGTCGTCCAGCAGCAGAGCTTGAATAAAGCTTCCTCCATACTCAACCTGTCCCAGCCCGCGCTGTCGCGCAAAATGATGAAGCTCGAGGAGGAGCTCGGTGTCGAGCTGTTCCGGCGCAAGGGCAAGCGGCTCGAGCTGACGCGCGCCGGGGAGCTGTGCTACGAGCACGCCCTCGAGCAGCAGCGGCTGCAGCGCAAGCTCGACGATACGCTTCGCCTGTACCGCACCGAGACGAAGCCCGCGAGCATCATCATCGGCGCCAGCCTGACGACGCTGCAGTCGACGCTGCCTGACCTTGTGACCATCTATATTCGGGAGCACCCGCTCACAGATATTAAAGCGATTACAGGCAAGACGCACGAGGTCGTGCCGCTCGTCAAGGAGAAGAAGGTCGACATCGGCCTCGTCGCCTCGCGCATCGACGATCCGCAGCTGAGCTCCGTACCGCTGTTCGACGACTCGCTGTGCCTCGTGCTGCCGTCCGGTCATCCGTATGCGGACCGCGAGGAGCTGACGATCGGCGACCTGCATGAGCTGCCGATGATTCTGTTCTCACGCGGGACATGGTACAGAGTGCTCATGGATGAGATGTTCATGCGCTACAGCGTACACCCCGACGTGAAGATGGAGATCGACTCCTTCGAGGCGATCGTACGTCTTGTCTCAACGTGCCAGACCGCTACACTGCTGCCCGAGTCATACGTGCGGCACCCGCTCGTCGACAACAACGAGCTGACCGTACGCTTCATCCCCGAGCTCGAGCAGACGAAGAGAACGACCTCCCTCTTATTCAAGAAGGAGGCCGCGATGGAGCCTGCGATTCAGCTATTTATCGATCTGGCAGTCAAGTATTACCGAGCTTAA
- a CDS encoding TrkA family potassium uptake protein, with amino-acid sequence MKRSQYAVIGLGRFGSSLAKELIKLGYQVLGIDKDEEAVEEMSSVLTHVVAADSTDEDVIRSLGLRNFDSVVVAIGDDIQASILTTILLKDVGVKNVVGKALSELHGKVLQKIGADRVIFPERDMGIRVAHQLVSPNLLDYIELSKDYTIAELTVPSCLDGRSLKDLDTRALYGCSVVAINKKKGVIIAPTATDMVEEGDIMVIIGTNDEIELFENEVIR; translated from the coding sequence ATGAAACGCAGTCAATACGCCGTCATCGGACTGGGGCGCTTCGGCTCCAGTCTTGCCAAGGAGCTCATCAAGCTAGGCTACCAGGTGCTCGGCATCGATAAGGACGAGGAGGCCGTCGAGGAGATGAGCAGTGTGCTCACTCACGTCGTCGCGGCTGATTCCACAGATGAGGATGTGATTCGATCGCTAGGCCTGCGTAACTTCGACAGTGTGGTCGTGGCGATCGGCGACGATATACAGGCCAGCATTCTAACTACTATATTATTGAAGGATGTCGGGGTGAAAAATGTCGTCGGCAAGGCGCTCTCCGAGCTGCACGGCAAGGTGCTGCAGAAGATCGGCGCCGACCGCGTCATCTTCCCGGAGCGGGATATGGGCATCCGCGTCGCTCACCAGCTCGTCTCCCCGAACCTGCTCGACTATATCGAGCTGTCGAAGGATTATACGATCGCCGAGCTGACGGTGCCGAGCTGTCTTGATGGACGCTCGCTTAAGGATCTCGATACGCGAGCGCTCTACGGCTGCAGCGTCGTGGCGATTAACAAGAAGAAGGGCGTCATCATCGCCCCGACCGCTACTGACATGGTCGAGGAAGGCGATATTATGGTCATTATCGGCACGAACGATGAGATCGAGCTGTTCGAGAACGAGGTTATTCGTTAA
- a CDS encoding TrkH family potassium uptake protein, protein MKLQAKKIELTPPQILVLGFAAIILLGATLLTLPIAASSGDGTPFLDAFFTATSATCVTGLVVVDTGQHWSLFGKIVIVLLIQVGGLGFMTMSTLFAFVLRKRISLKERLILQEAMNQGSMEGIVRLIRKVIIYSLTIELTAAVVFTLRWSMDMEPLQALGFGLFHAISFFNNAGFDLFGLVTGPFASITAYADDYVINIVSICLIILGGLGFVVLSDLLDYRRLRRLSLHSKVVLTASGVLIAVGAVVIFIFEFTNARTLGALDWDGKLLASIFQSVTPRTAGANTLDIAAMRQATQFFIIFLMFIGASPGSTGGGIKTTTFTTLVGAIIAMVRGKEDIVFFHNRLGKDRLLKAITITMIALFVVIFVTMVLSTTEDRHFLMILFEVTSAFGTVGLSMGLTPMLSDVGKVMIALTMFIGRLGPLTLAYALGPKAEKELYRYPEGKITIG, encoded by the coding sequence ATGAAGCTTCAAGCCAAAAAAATAGAGCTCACCCCTCCGCAAATCTTGGTGCTGGGGTTCGCGGCGATCATTCTGCTCGGTGCGACGCTGCTTACGCTGCCGATCGCCGCAAGCTCAGGGGACGGCACGCCGTTCCTGGATGCGTTCTTCACCGCAACGTCGGCAACGTGCGTAACTGGCCTCGTCGTCGTCGACACAGGTCAGCATTGGTCGCTGTTCGGTAAAATCGTGATCGTGCTGCTCATTCAAGTCGGCGGACTCGGCTTCATGACGATGTCGACGCTGTTCGCCTTCGTGCTGAGGAAGCGCATCTCGCTCAAAGAACGGCTCATTCTGCAAGAGGCGATGAATCAGGGCAGCATGGAAGGCATCGTTCGGCTTATACGCAAGGTTATTATCTATTCCTTAACGATTGAGCTCACGGCGGCGGTCGTCTTCACCTTGAGATGGTCAATGGACATGGAGCCGCTGCAGGCGCTCGGCTTCGGACTATTTCACGCGATCTCGTTCTTCAACAATGCGGGCTTCGATCTATTTGGACTTGTGACAGGTCCATTCGCCAGCATTACCGCTTACGCGGACGATTATGTGATCAATATCGTCTCCATCTGTCTCATCATACTTGGCGGACTCGGCTTCGTCGTCTTATCCGATCTGCTCGATTACCGACGGCTGCGCAGATTGTCGCTGCATTCCAAGGTCGTGCTAACGGCAAGCGGCGTGCTGATCGCGGTGGGAGCTGTCGTCATCTTCATCTTCGAGTTCACGAATGCGAGGACGCTCGGTGCGCTCGATTGGGATGGTAAGCTATTAGCGTCGATCTTCCAATCCGTTACCCCCCGCACCGCAGGCGCCAATACATTAGACATTGCGGCGATGCGTCAGGCGACCCAATTTTTCATCATATTCCTCATGTTCATCGGAGCTTCACCCGGCTCGACGGGTGGTGGCATTAAGACGACGACGTTCACAACGTTGGTCGGGGCGATTATTGCGATGGTGCGAGGCAAGGAGGACATCGTCTTCTTCCATAACCGTCTCGGCAAGGATCGATTGCTGAAGGCGATTACGATCACGATGATTGCCTTGTTCGTCGTCATCTTCGTGACGATGGTGCTGTCGACGACTGAGGATCGTCACTTCCTGATGATCCTGTTCGAGGTGACGTCCGCATTCGGCACAGTCGGCTTATCGATGGGGCTGACGCCTATGCTGAGCGATGTCGGCAAGGTGATGATCGCACTCACGATGTTCATCGGCCGTCTTGGTCCCTTGACGCTCGCCTATGCGCTCGGACCGAAGGCGGAGAAGGAATTGTATCGATACCCGGAAGGGAAAATAACGATCGGATAG
- a CDS encoding CPBP family intramembrane glutamic endopeptidase, whose protein sequence is MPAKLQARPPLLLAVLGIILYIGLAYLSPLLEPEDRAPENAVQTPAISKQEAAVLASDFIRQRFELSDTAKVETLFQSHTVRSGYLQHAGLEEEYEKKYGEQFPIDYFEVEITDDALSRNYYVGVNYTTKHIFSYSAWKDAAAKSGALPAASEASPAAAGEKALRDMGYDPAAFTLQDSGRPSEDYGLVYVSRSIVVGEAPLELHLGYENGRITSFRPAFPPPDSFLTWQEAQDERSGRMTQISLLGSLLLSLTALILVIRHRRHITFSRGLMLTLVFLGIYVMNNFNMLPSFRTMHNTGPSEPNALLYLWIMNIYVTLMALSTYFALLAGRKLCLDTEVEPLPAWRDEQFGGQVYLAMKDGYIIGLFILGVQQALFFAGSYSFDIWAVSDPGSSVYNMRIPELFPLLAWSAAISEEAVYRLLGVTLLLKLTRSPFVAVLLPSILWAMSHTQYPIYPVYTRLIEVSVIGVIFGYVFLRYGFLTAVFAHATMDSILMGLSLVYSGDEREAAAGIVYFFVPAAAGWIIYKIHSRLKRRPPGEQPPRAMEPPLEPRLP, encoded by the coding sequence ATGCCTGCCAAATTACAAGCCCGTCCCCCGCTGCTGCTCGCCGTGCTCGGAATCATCTTATATATCGGGCTTGCCTACCTGTCTCCGCTGCTGGAGCCGGAGGACCGTGCTCCCGAGAATGCTGTGCAGACACCGGCCATCTCGAAGCAGGAGGCGGCTGTGCTTGCCTCAGACTTCATTCGTCAGCGCTTCGAGCTGTCTGACACGGCCAAGGTGGAGACGCTGTTCCAGTCGCACACTGTACGCAGCGGCTACCTGCAGCATGCTGGCCTCGAGGAGGAATATGAGAAGAAGTACGGCGAGCAGTTCCCGATCGATTACTTCGAGGTTGAAATAACGGACGACGCACTGTCGCGCAATTATTATGTTGGGGTCAATTACACGACGAAGCACATATTCAGCTATAGCGCGTGGAAGGACGCTGCTGCGAAGTCAGGCGCACTGCCTGCCGCCTCAGAGGCTTCACCTGCGGCTGCAGGCGAGAAGGCGCTGCGAGATATGGGCTATGACCCAGCCGCCTTCACGCTACAGGACAGCGGCCGACCATCTGAGGACTACGGGCTCGTCTACGTCAGCCGTTCGATTGTCGTCGGCGAGGCTCCGCTTGAGCTGCACCTCGGCTACGAGAACGGCCGCATCACCTCGTTCCGCCCGGCGTTCCCGCCTCCTGATAGCTTCCTGACGTGGCAGGAGGCGCAGGACGAGCGCTCCGGACGAATGACACAGATCAGCCTGCTCGGGTCGCTGTTGCTGTCCTTGACTGCTCTCATCCTCGTTATTCGGCACAGACGGCACATCACGTTCTCACGCGGCTTGATGCTCACCCTAGTCTTCCTCGGCATCTATGTGATGAACAACTTCAACATGCTGCCTTCGTTCCGCACGATGCACAATACGGGGCCATCCGAGCCGAACGCGTTGCTGTACCTGTGGATCATGAACATCTATGTAACGCTGATGGCGCTATCGACCTACTTCGCGCTGCTTGCCGGACGGAAGCTGTGTCTGGATACCGAAGTGGAGCCGCTGCCGGCATGGAGAGACGAACAGTTCGGCGGCCAAGTGTACCTCGCGATGAAGGATGGTTATATCATCGGCCTGTTCATCCTTGGCGTGCAGCAGGCGCTCTTCTTCGCAGGCTCGTACAGCTTCGATATATGGGCAGTTTCTGACCCTGGCAGCTCCGTCTACAATATGCGCATTCCCGAGCTGTTCCCGCTGCTCGCCTGGTCAGCTGCGATCTCTGAGGAGGCCGTATACCGACTGCTGGGCGTGACGCTCCTGCTCAAGCTGACGCGCAGCCCGTTCGTTGCGGTGCTGCTGCCGAGCATCCTATGGGCAATGAGCCATACGCAGTATCCGATCTACCCGGTCTATACGCGGCTGATCGAGGTGTCGGTCATCGGCGTCATCTTCGGCTATGTATTCCTGCGCTACGGCTTCCTGACGGCCGTCTTCGCGCATGCGACGATGGACAGCATCCTGATGGGGCTGTCGCTCGTCTACAGCGGCGACGAACGCGAAGCGGCTGCAGGGATCGTCTACTTCTTCGTCCCTGCAGCCGCCGGCTGGATCATCTATAAGATTCATTCGAGGCTCAAGCGTCGGCCTCCAGGGGAGCAGCCTCCACGTGCGATGGAGCCTCCTCTAGAGCCTCGTCTTCCGTAG
- the uvrC gene encoding excinuclease ABC subunit UvrC codes for MNIDEDDWGTEQRRKTLEAIKTKLSLVPEQPGCYLMKNREGTIIYVGKAKVLRNRLRSYFTGSHTAKTQVLVSEITDFEYIVTASNMEALILECNLIKKHMPRYNVLLKDDKSFPYIKITYERHPKLEVTRRVLKDKAKYFGPYPNGYAAQETKKLLDRLYPLRKCSTIPDKVCLYYHMGQCIAPCEFEVEKETYDQMVGEISRFLNGGHDEIKTQLRQKMHEAAEELNFERAKELRDQIMHIDALMEKQKITTTDKMDRDVFGFAVDKGWMCVQILYMRQGKMIERHASMFPYYGDAYEDFVTFVTQYYSDNPALPKEIFLPAAEVAAGVQEAVEARAAGPGTAEGLTDGQLEREVGVKATESRDAAAEHATEEPAEPKSDVKEALESWLKVKVHSPRRGLKKNMVEMACDNAKVALEEKFKLIERDAERTIHAVENLGAYIGTGTIHRIEAFDNSNIQGSDPVSAMVVFTDGKPDRKEYRKYKVKTVQGPDDYETMREVVRRRYERVLKEGLKLPDLIVIDGGRGHLSAAIDVLHNELGLYAVPVCGLVKDAKHKTAQLLLGDPAEVVPLPRDSQEFYLLQRIQDEVHRFAITFHRETRAKSMTVSALDAIEGVGEKRRKALLKHFGSLRKIKEASVEDFKPLGIGEKLARHILASLNGEGESDATEDEALEEAPSHVEAAPLEADA; via the coding sequence ATGAACATCGATGAGGATGACTGGGGAACGGAGCAGCGGAGGAAGACGCTGGAGGCGATCAAGACGAAGCTGTCGCTCGTGCCGGAGCAGCCGGGCTGCTACTTGATGAAGAACCGCGAGGGGACGATCATCTACGTCGGCAAGGCGAAGGTGCTGCGCAACCGGCTTCGGTCTTACTTTACCGGCAGCCATACGGCGAAGACGCAGGTGCTGGTGAGCGAAATTACCGACTTCGAATATATCGTGACGGCGAGCAACATGGAGGCACTCATTCTGGAGTGCAACCTGATCAAGAAGCATATGCCGCGGTACAACGTATTGCTGAAGGACGATAAGTCTTTTCCATATATCAAAATTACGTACGAGCGTCATCCGAAGCTTGAGGTGACACGGCGCGTGCTGAAGGACAAGGCGAAATACTTCGGCCCTTATCCGAATGGGTACGCGGCGCAGGAGACGAAGAAGCTGCTCGATCGGCTGTATCCGCTGCGCAAGTGCAGCACTATACCGGATAAGGTATGCCTGTACTATCATATGGGGCAGTGCATCGCGCCATGTGAGTTCGAGGTGGAGAAGGAGACGTACGACCAGATGGTCGGAGAGATCTCCCGATTCTTGAACGGCGGTCATGATGAGATTAAGACGCAGCTGAGGCAGAAGATGCACGAGGCGGCCGAGGAGCTGAACTTCGAGCGGGCGAAGGAGCTGCGCGATCAGATTATGCACATCGACGCGCTGATGGAGAAGCAGAAGATTACGACGACCGATAAGATGGACCGTGACGTATTCGGCTTCGCTGTCGATAAGGGCTGGATGTGTGTACAGATTCTATATATGCGCCAAGGCAAAATGATCGAGCGCCACGCGTCGATGTTCCCGTATTACGGGGACGCGTACGAGGACTTCGTCACGTTCGTGACGCAATATTATAGCGACAACCCGGCGCTGCCGAAGGAGATCTTCCTGCCGGCCGCTGAGGTGGCTGCAGGTGTGCAGGAGGCGGTCGAGGCGAGAGCAGCGGGTCCGGGTACTGCGGAGGGGCTGACTGACGGTCAGTTGGAGCGTGAAGTAGGTGTGAAGGCTACTGAGTCGCGTGACGCAGCTGCTGAGCATGCCACAGAAGAGCCTGCTGAGCCGAAGTCCGACGTCAAGGAGGCGCTCGAGAGCTGGCTGAAGGTGAAGGTGCACAGCCCGCGACGCGGGCTGAAGAAGAACATGGTCGAGATGGCGTGTGACAACGCCAAGGTGGCGCTGGAGGAGAAGTTCAAGCTGATCGAGCGCGACGCCGAGCGGACGATCCACGCCGTCGAGAATCTTGGGGCTTACATCGGCACTGGCACGATTCATCGCATCGAGGCGTTCGACAACTCGAACATTCAAGGCTCCGATCCGGTGTCGGCGATGGTCGTCTTCACTGACGGCAAGCCGGACCGCAAGGAGTACCGCAAGTATAAGGTCAAGACGGTGCAGGGACCGGATGACTACGAGACGATGCGGGAGGTCGTGCGCCGCCGTTATGAGCGCGTATTGAAGGAAGGGCTCAAGCTGCCTGACCTAATCGTCATTGACGGCGGGCGTGGGCACCTGTCGGCGGCGATCGACGTGCTGCACAACGAGCTCGGGCTGTACGCCGTTCCGGTGTGCGGACTCGTGAAGGATGCCAAGCATAAGACGGCACAGCTGCTGCTCGGCGATCCTGCGGAGGTCGTGCCGCTGCCGCGCGACAGCCAAGAGTTCTACCTGCTGCAGCGTATTCAGGACGAGGTGCACCGGTTCGCCATTACGTTCCACCGCGAGACGCGGGCGAAGTCGATGACGGTGTCGGCGCTCGATGCGATCGAGGGCGTCGGCGAGAAGCGGCGCAAGGCGTTGCTGAAGCACTTCGGCTCGCTGCGCAAAATTAAAGAGGCTTCAGTCGAAGACTTCAAGCCTCTTGGAATCGGTGAGAAGCTCGCCCGTCACATTCTGGCGTCGCTGAACGGTGAGGGCGAGTCGGATGCTACGGAAGACGAGGCTCTAGAGGAGGCTCCATCGCACGTGGAGGCTGCTCCCCTGGAGGCCGACGCTTGA
- the trxA gene encoding thioredoxin codes for MAIVNVSDNSFTNEVEGSGTVLVDFWAPWCGPCKMIAPVLEELDKEVGESVKIAKVNVDDNPESASRFGVMSIPTLIVFKDGQPVDKVVGFQSKDALKNVLSRHQ; via the coding sequence ATGGCTATCGTAAATGTATCGGATAACTCCTTCACGAATGAGGTTGAAGGCTCCGGCACGGTTCTTGTAGATTTCTGGGCGCCTTGGTGCGGTCCTTGCAAAATGATCGCTCCAGTGCTTGAGGAGCTCGATAAGGAAGTAGGCGAGAGCGTCAAGATCGCGAAGGTGAACGTGGACGACAATCCGGAGTCCGCATCCCGCTTCGGCGTGATGAGCATCCCGACGCTGATCGTGTTCAAGGACGGCCAGCCGGTTGACAAGGTTGTCGGCTTCCAGTCCAAGGACGCACTGAAGAACGTGCTCAGCCGTCATCAATAA
- a CDS encoding YqzM family protein: MSNDPKHPELHVYEEQRDDLMDVAMGFGVFFGVLFLIAIVATVISVMIR; the protein is encoded by the coding sequence ATGAGTAACGATCCGAAACATCCTGAGCTTCACGTATACGAGGAGCAGCGCGATGATCTGATGGATGTCGCGATGGGATTTGGAGTGTTCTTCGGCGTTCTGTTTTTGATTGCCATCGTCGCCACCGTAATTTCCGTGATGATCCGTTAA
- the dnaI gene encoding primosomal protein DnaI → MESIGELLKGSMSGRRLLQQAEEKLRQVMNDPLIVKLRHKHPELDLEAVKLNLNKLHQYVKEYNQCTNCPGLDQCPNDMEGHYTLLHVESGTDRTRVYDQKVACKKYIAKSTQDSIRSRIRSFYVDERALSQGYSSLEILDTDPEREDAVGQVIDYVLHVRKEGLKPQGMYLAGSFGTGKTFLMCYMLYELAKDGYTGAIVYMPDFAEDLKSMFQDPLKLKETIDVLKETDLLVFDDIGAENLNPWLRDHVMGAILNYRMNRKPTFFTSNHDLSALERHFSFTSKDGDEEYKGRRIMDRIRPFVDVVHVNGRNKRGTV, encoded by the coding sequence ATGGAATCGATCGGGGAGCTGCTGAAGGGGAGTATGTCAGGCCGCAGGCTGCTGCAGCAGGCGGAGGAGAAGCTGAGGCAGGTCATGAACGACCCGCTAATCGTCAAGCTGCGGCACAAGCATCCGGAGCTCGATCTGGAGGCGGTCAAGCTCAACCTGAACAAGCTGCACCAGTACGTGAAGGAATATAACCAGTGCACGAACTGTCCGGGGCTGGATCAATGCCCGAACGACATGGAGGGGCACTATACGCTGCTTCACGTCGAGTCGGGGACGGATCGGACCCGTGTGTACGATCAGAAGGTCGCGTGCAAGAAATATATTGCCAAATCGACGCAGGACTCGATTCGCAGCCGTATTCGCAGCTTCTACGTCGATGAGCGCGCGCTGTCGCAGGGTTACTCGTCACTGGAAATACTCGACACGGATCCGGAGCGGGAGGATGCGGTCGGGCAAGTGATTGATTACGTGCTCCATGTACGTAAGGAAGGGCTGAAGCCGCAAGGGATGTATCTGGCTGGCTCGTTCGGGACAGGCAAGACGTTCCTCATGTGCTACATGCTGTATGAGCTTGCCAAGGACGGGTATACGGGCGCGATCGTGTATATGCCGGATTTTGCCGAGGATCTGAAGTCGATGTTCCAGGATCCGCTCAAGCTGAAGGAGACGATCGACGTGCTGAAGGAGACGGATCTGCTCGTGTTCGACGATATCGGGGCGGAGAATCTCAATCCGTGGCTGCGCGATCATGTGATGGGGGCGATCTTGAACTACCGGATGAACCGGAAGCCGACGTTCTTCACCTCGAACCACGATCTGAGCGCACTGGAGCGGCACTTCAGCTTCACGAGCAAGGACGGGGACGAGGAGTACAAGGGACGACGTATCATGGACCGCATACGGCCGTTCGTCGACGTCGTGCATGTGAACGGCCGCAACAAGCGAGGCACGGTGTAG